TAGCGCCGGCTATGAGGTGTCTACAGCCAGTAACGGCCGCGATGCGTTTGAGAAGATTAAAGTTATTCGTCCGCATTTAGTGATGATCGATCTGAATATGCCGGAACTGTCTGGCTTTGAAGTGCTGACAGCGCTTAAGGGCAGCGGCTTTGATTTTAAGGCGACTAAAGTGGTGATTTTGACCAACTCGGCTCAGCCCGGGGACCAGCAGAAGGCGCAGGCTCTAGGTTTTGATTACCTAATTAAGGCCGATCTGACTCCTCGCAATGTGCTTGATTATATTAATTCCAAGCTCGGCGTTAAACAGTAGTTAGTTTATGGTGTACGGTCTGCAGTAGACCGTAATGACATAAATTGGTATCTGAAAACTGAAACTTCTGCCGTTACGGCAAGGAGTAGGCGTCTCGCACCCGGTATAAGGTATGCAGCGTGTCGCGCGCGTGGACACTGCCTGGTATGGTGCTAACGGCTGTAATAAACCCGGCTTCTTTTACTATTTGAATCGTCTCACCCGTGAACGAGCCGTATGGGTAGGCAAAGTGGTAAATAGGGTGCCCTAGCTCCAGCTCAATTCCGGCCTTACTGCCGTTAATTTGAGCGCGCTGCTGCTCGGCCGAAAGCCCGGCTAAATTGGCATGGTCAATAGTATGGGCGCCTATTGTTATAAGCCCGCTTTTATCCAGTTCTCGTACCTGGTTCCAGTTAAGGTAGGCATCTCCGCAGCCGCCGGAGGGCTGGGCCGGATCGTTATAGCGCCGCCCGCTGCCGATGCACCACTGGCTGCCTTCGCCGCCATTTACGATATAAAATGTGGCTGACATCTGGTACTTTTTCAGCAATTCAAAAGCCACCACTTGGTCGGCAAAGCCGTCATCGAAGGTAATAATGGCCGGTTTGCCCGGCAACGGCAGGCCAGCCTTAAGGGCTGCGGCTAGGCGATCGGGAGTAATAGTGGTGTAGCCTTTTTGGCGTAGTGTCAAAAGCTGCTGTTCAAAATCTGTTGGGGTATGGTGGTACATCAAAATCGGTATTACGGCTTCGTGCAAGGAAGAGTTATTTACGGGATGTTTTAGGGCTACCTCTCTTGCCAGCTGCTCCTGCCAGACTGCTAGCTGCCTGCGGGTATCTTTAATCTGCCTGTCAGCCAGCTGCCGCTCACCGGAATTAATATTTATCTGAATATCAGTAATTTTTTCATCAATATAACGGTTGGTAACTATATAGCGGGCGTTATACTTCCTTTTGGTCCGTTTAAACTCATCTAGTTCACGGCTAAGCCGTCCGAACTCAATACGTAGGGGGTCGCGGCTAATTGTCTGCTCATTTAGTTCCCTGCCGGGGGCAGCCAGGCTGATTAGACCGATGACCGCCGCAAGGGCCAGCAGCCCATACAGTAGGTGGAGCCGGTGCCAGCGCCTTAGCTTGTTCAGGTATTTACTCCAGGGAATATGTTTTTGGGTTTTTGCCATAAAGACAGTTTAAAGTTACAGGGTAAAAAAGCAAACTGCTTACAGTTGCGGTATTATATATTACAGGCAAGACAATGAAGGAAAAAATACTTAAAGTAAGGAAAAAAATCGCTCACGCCGTGTACCCAGAGGGTACGGAAGAAAAGCGGCTTTTGCATAGGCGGTTGGAGATAGATCATTTGACAGGCCTGGCTAACCGCAAGGCACTGGATAAAGCTCTGCCTGAGGCCGAGAAGAACCCGCATGTGGCAATAGTGGCGGTAGATGTAAATAATTTCGGGCAGGTTAATAAAGTAATTGGCCACGAGGAGGGCGATAGAGTACTTGTTAGAATCGCCCATGTTATCAGAGACGCGGCAGAGGAGTTCGGCTACGGTGAGCGCACATTTAGGCGCGGGGGCGATGAGTTTGTAGTGTTGGCTTCGGCTAAGCTTGCGCCGATCATTGCTACGACGGTTGTAAAACGATTTGGTACTCAGCAATTTGAAGATGTGGAGGTCTCTTTAGCAGCT
This DNA window, taken from Candidatus Dormiibacterota bacterium, encodes the following:
- a CDS encoding response regulator, which gives rise to MARVTDPEESQARPAPASKNGKKIFIAEDDPFISRMYNTKLSSAGYEVSTASNGRDAFEKIKVIRPHLVMIDLNMPELSGFEVLTALKGSGFDFKATKVVILTNSAQPGDQQKAQALGFDYLIKADLTPRNVLDYINSKLGVKQ
- a CDS encoding polysaccharide deacetylase family protein, with the translated sequence MAKTQKHIPWSKYLNKLRRWHRLHLLYGLLALAAVIGLISLAAPGRELNEQTISRDPLRIEFGRLSRELDEFKRTKRKYNARYIVTNRYIDEKITDIQININSGERQLADRQIKDTRRQLAVWQEQLAREVALKHPVNNSSLHEAVIPILMYHHTPTDFEQQLLTLRQKGYTTITPDRLAAALKAGLPLPGKPAIITFDDGFADQVVAFELLKKYQMSATFYIVNGGEGSQWCIGSGRRYNDPAQPSGGCGDAYLNWNQVRELDKSGLITIGAHTIDHANLAGLSAEQQRAQINGSKAGIELELGHPIYHFAYPYGSFTGETIQIVKEAGFITAVSTIPGSVHARDTLHTLYRVRDAYSLP
- a CDS encoding GGDEF domain-containing protein, which translates into the protein MKEKILKVRKKIAHAVYPEGTEEKRLLHRRLEIDHLTGLANRKALDKALPEAEKNPHVAIVAVDVNNFGQVNKVIGHEEGDRVLVRIAHVIRDAAEEFGYGERTFRRGGDEFVVLASAKLAPIIATTVVKRFGTQQFEDVEVSLAAGVGATFCDADAQLRHIKAVTKS